From the genome of Sphingobacterium kitahiroshimense, one region includes:
- a CDS encoding GH92 family glycosyl hydrolase produces the protein MKSKQLLYLGLFLFPNLLQAQSNLIQYVKPLIGTARMGHTFPGATVPFGAVQLSPDTDTIPYAMNGKYNGDVYKYCAGYQYDDPTIVGFSHTHFSGTGHSDLGDILVMPTQGKVQLNPGTADRPQDGYRSPYSHSNEVAEANYYKVLLDKHQIKAEMTTTSRVGIHRYTFPKSDASHLILDLTAGIYNYEAKNVWTVVRVLNDSTIVGYRQTNGWARTRTVYFAIKTSKAFKNYGAKYEDAKQVYAGFWRKFDQKNNFPDLAAHQIKMNLDFDTKDGEEVLMKVALSPVSMKNALANMEHEAPDWNFENYVKAGQKSWEQELNKVQVDMLNKEDLINFYTAMYHASLMPTVYMDVNGEYKGLDQEVHQAKGFTNYTSFSLWDTFRAFHPLMNLINPTRNADMVSSMMAHYDQSVLKMLPIWSHYANDNWCMSGYHSVSVVVDAILKGVYKGDAEAALAACVQTANARKYEGIGSYIDLGYVPDEISGTSVSNTLEYAYDDWCIAQLAKKLGKDEIYKDFIKRASNWKNVYDHSIGFMRPKDAKGIFRSKFDALETHGQGFIEGNTWNYSLYVPHQPVAMMEMMGGPKKLENYLDSLFTMELPDKYFEHTEDITRDGIIGNYVHGNEPSHHVAYLYNQTASPWKTQARVRQIIRNQYHNGHAGLGGNDDCGQMSAWYLFTALGFYPVAPGDDAYWIGSPLVKSAKINLENGKTITIDVKNQSEKNVYVKKVSLNGQPLADLKLSYAAIMNGGALQFEMTNKPGK, from the coding sequence ATGAAAAGTAAACAACTCCTATATTTAGGATTGTTCCTGTTTCCTAACCTGCTACAGGCGCAGTCCAATTTAATACAATACGTAAAACCTTTAATTGGTACAGCCCGCATGGGGCATACATTTCCAGGAGCAACAGTACCATTTGGGGCCGTACAGCTAAGTCCTGATACAGACACCATTCCATATGCTATGAATGGTAAATATAATGGTGATGTCTACAAGTATTGTGCAGGATACCAATATGATGATCCGACCATCGTTGGGTTCAGCCATACTCATTTTAGTGGCACAGGACATTCAGATCTGGGTGACATCTTAGTTATGCCCACACAGGGTAAAGTTCAGTTGAATCCAGGTACTGCCGATAGACCACAGGATGGATATCGTTCACCATATTCACACAGTAATGAGGTTGCAGAAGCAAATTATTATAAGGTACTCTTAGACAAACATCAGATTAAAGCCGAGATGACGACCACAAGTCGTGTGGGCATACATCGGTATACATTTCCAAAATCTGATGCTTCACACTTGATCTTAGATTTAACCGCCGGTATTTATAATTACGAAGCTAAAAATGTTTGGACTGTAGTCCGTGTTTTGAATGACTCGACGATCGTAGGTTACCGTCAAACTAATGGGTGGGCTCGAACAAGGACAGTTTATTTTGCGATTAAAACTTCGAAAGCATTTAAAAATTATGGAGCTAAGTATGAAGATGCAAAACAGGTTTATGCGGGTTTTTGGCGAAAATTTGATCAAAAAAATAATTTTCCAGATTTAGCCGCGCATCAGATCAAAATGAATCTGGATTTTGACACGAAGGATGGTGAGGAGGTTTTGATGAAGGTAGCACTAAGTCCCGTAAGTATGAAGAATGCGCTTGCGAATATGGAACACGAAGCACCAGATTGGAACTTTGAAAATTATGTGAAAGCGGGTCAAAAATCGTGGGAGCAGGAACTGAACAAAGTACAGGTGGATATGCTGAACAAAGAAGATCTGATTAATTTCTACACCGCCATGTACCATGCCAGTCTGATGCCGACAGTGTATATGGATGTGAATGGAGAATACAAAGGTTTGGATCAAGAAGTGCATCAGGCAAAAGGATTTACCAATTACACCTCTTTTTCGTTATGGGATACTTTTAGGGCATTCCATCCATTAATGAATTTAATCAATCCTACGCGCAATGCCGATATGGTATCATCCATGATGGCACACTATGATCAAAGTGTCTTGAAAATGTTGCCTATTTGGTCGCATTATGCCAATGATAATTGGTGCATGAGTGGGTATCATTCAGTCTCGGTGGTAGTAGATGCAATTTTGAAAGGAGTTTACAAAGGAGATGCTGAAGCCGCGTTGGCTGCATGCGTTCAAACAGCAAATGCACGTAAATATGAAGGAATAGGATCCTATATCGATTTAGGATATGTACCAGATGAAATTTCTGGGACTTCAGTTTCCAATACACTGGAGTATGCTTATGATGATTGGTGTATCGCGCAACTTGCTAAAAAATTAGGTAAAGACGAAATCTACAAAGATTTTATTAAAAGAGCATCAAATTGGAAAAATGTTTATGATCATTCTATCGGCTTTATGAGACCTAAAGATGCAAAAGGAATATTTAGATCTAAATTCGATGCTTTGGAGACCCATGGTCAAGGATTCATAGAGGGTAATACTTGGAATTACAGTTTATATGTACCACATCAGCCAGTGGCTATGATGGAAATGATGGGGGGACCCAAAAAATTAGAAAACTATCTGGATTCCTTGTTTACAATGGAATTACCAGATAAATATTTCGAACATACAGAAGATATCACTCGCGATGGAATTATTGGTAACTATGTACATGGTAATGAACCATCGCACCATGTCGCATATTTATATAATCAAACCGCTAGCCCTTGGAAAACACAAGCTCGTGTACGTCAGATCATCCGGAATCAATATCATAATGGACATGCAGGCTTAGGTGGAAATGATGACTGTGGGCAGATGTCTGCATGGTATCTATTTACTGCTTTGGGCTTTTATCCAGTTGCACCTGGAGATGATGCTTACTGGATAGGGAGTCCATTGGTCAAATCGGCAAAGATTAACCTAGAAAATGGGAAAACGATTACAATAGATGTGAAAAATCAATCCGAAAAAAATGTCTATGTAAAAAAAGTAAGCTTAAATGGTCAACCTTTAGCTGATTTGAAACTTTCTTATGCTGCCATTATGAATGGAGGGGCACTGCAATTTGAGATGACTAATAAGCCAGGGAAATAG
- the hmpA gene encoding NO-inducible flavohemoprotein: MTADQKQLVKATVPILKEHGVLLTTHFYKRMFEHNPELKHVFNMGNQQNNKQQTALAMAVLAYAEHIESPGVLMPVVNGIGHKHTSLSIRPEHYMIVGNHLIASIAEVLGDAASVELLEAWTLAYGQLASLMSDHEQSLYSKQTAKVGGWSGWRPFVVKQKIKESEEITSFYLYPSDRGPVADFLAGQYISLRLFLPELDLLQPRQYSISCAPNGKYYRISVKREIGTKHPDGMISNHLHNHVEIGDLVDLSAPAGTFVLQPENQNPKVFISGGVGQTPLMAMLEELVKDKVESPIPITWIHGCRNESVHAFKDRLAEIARDNKIDRHIFYDHIEETAAFEYKGRVELAQIKNVVLQPEAEYFICGPAPFISKHYHFLLEHGVEKSAIYFEEFGPASLQLN, encoded by the coding sequence ATGACAGCAGATCAAAAACAATTAGTTAAGGCTACTGTGCCAATTTTAAAAGAGCATGGTGTGTTATTGACAACACATTTTTATAAACGTATGTTTGAGCATAACCCTGAATTGAAACATGTGTTCAATATGGGCAACCAGCAGAATAATAAACAGCAGACAGCGCTAGCAATGGCCGTACTGGCATACGCAGAGCATATCGAAAGCCCAGGTGTATTGATGCCTGTTGTCAATGGTATCGGTCATAAGCATACCAGTTTATCTATCCGTCCGGAACATTACATGATTGTGGGCAATCACTTAATTGCATCCATTGCTGAGGTTCTAGGCGATGCTGCTTCAGTGGAACTGTTAGAGGCTTGGACTCTGGCTTATGGGCAACTTGCTTCTCTGATGTCTGATCACGAGCAGTCACTCTATAGTAAGCAAACTGCCAAAGTCGGAGGCTGGTCTGGTTGGAGACCTTTTGTTGTAAAGCAAAAAATTAAAGAATCGGAAGAGATTACCTCATTTTATCTTTATCCTAGTGATCGCGGACCAGTGGCTGATTTTCTGGCAGGCCAGTATATAAGCCTACGTTTATTCTTACCAGAATTGGATCTGTTGCAACCGCGACAGTATAGTATTTCATGTGCCCCAAATGGAAAATACTACCGTATTTCTGTGAAACGAGAAATCGGAACTAAACATCCTGACGGGATGATCAGTAACCATCTTCATAATCATGTGGAAATAGGTGACTTGGTCGATTTATCTGCGCCGGCGGGAACATTTGTGCTCCAACCAGAAAATCAAAACCCAAAAGTATTTATAAGTGGCGGAGTCGGACAAACTCCTTTGATGGCGATGCTTGAAGAATTGGTAAAAGATAAAGTAGAATCACCTATTCCAATTACCTGGATACACGGTTGTAGAAATGAGTCGGTGCATGCATTCAAGGATAGGCTTGCAGAAATCGCTAGGGATAATAAGATCGATCGCCATATTTTTTATGATCATATTGAGGAAACAGCAGCATTTGAGTATAAAGGCAGGGTAGAGCTTGCGCAAATAAAAAATGTGGTATTGCAACCGGAAGCAGAATATTTTATTTGTGGTCCGGCTCCCTTCATTTCAAAACATTATCATTTTTTATTGGAACATGGAGTTGAGAAGTCAGCCATTTATTTTGAAGAATTTGGACCAGCATCATTACAGTTGAATTAA
- a CDS encoding glycoside hydrolase family 88 protein, whose amino-acid sequence MKRKMLIPLLGLTVAGLTLSFIPIKLPFIKKSFEASEKQYTYLAKEADKLRNFPRTINKKGELVVTSEWDWTGGFFPGSLWYIYNKTGDEEIKNEAIKWTEALEKAKNLDQHHDIGFVMYCSYGNAIKYLKDPKKVEAYKDIIIHAANTALKRYNPKVGLIKSWNKKKSWDGKTTWQYPVIIDNMLNLEMLCYFSNITGDPKFRNVAISHATKTMQNHFRPDHSTYHVVDYDENGKAIHRQTNQGYADNSTWARGQAWAIYGFTMMYKETKKKEFLETAKAAASFYMNHKNLPKDKIPYWDFNAQQEGYKSDLDFAYLKLDYIPRDASAAAVVASALVDLSTFTTGKESSSYLDFAKSTLKTLSGPAYFADYGTNGGFLLKHSVGSIPHNSEIDVPLAYADYYYLEGLTRLSELK is encoded by the coding sequence ATGAAAAGAAAAATGTTGATTCCTTTATTGGGGCTTACAGTGGCAGGTTTAACGCTAAGTTTTATACCTATAAAATTGCCATTTATCAAGAAAAGTTTTGAAGCTTCGGAAAAGCAATATACATATTTAGCAAAAGAAGCTGATAAATTGAGAAATTTTCCAAGAACAATAAATAAGAAAGGAGAGTTGGTCGTGACGAGTGAGTGGGATTGGACAGGAGGTTTTTTCCCTGGATCGCTTTGGTATATATACAACAAAACAGGTGACGAAGAAATAAAGAACGAGGCGATAAAGTGGACCGAGGCTTTAGAGAAAGCGAAAAACCTTGACCAGCACCATGATATTGGTTTTGTGATGTACTGTTCTTATGGTAATGCGATCAAATATCTCAAAGATCCAAAAAAGGTAGAAGCTTATAAAGATATTATCATTCACGCAGCTAATACGGCTTTAAAACGTTATAATCCAAAAGTAGGATTGATTAAATCGTGGAATAAAAAGAAGTCATGGGATGGCAAAACAACTTGGCAGTATCCTGTTATTATTGATAATATGCTGAATTTGGAGATGTTGTGTTATTTTTCGAATATTACAGGAGATCCTAAATTTAGAAATGTCGCGATCAGCCATGCAACCAAAACAATGCAGAATCATTTCCGTCCGGATCACAGTACCTACCATGTTGTGGATTATGATGAAAATGGAAAAGCCATCCATAGACAAACAAATCAAGGCTATGCTGATAATTCGACTTGGGCGAGAGGCCAGGCATGGGCAATCTATGGTTTTACGATGATGTATAAAGAAACCAAAAAGAAAGAGTTTCTGGAGACAGCTAAAGCTGCGGCAAGTTTTTATATGAATCATAAGAATTTACCTAAGGATAAGATTCCTTACTGGGATTTTAATGCACAGCAGGAAGGGTATAAGTCAGATCTTGACTTTGCCTACTTGAAGCTTGATTATATACCGAGAGATGCTTCGGCGGCGGCGGTTGTTGCATCAGCATTGGTGGATCTATCTACTTTTACTACAGGAAAAGAGAGTAGCTCTTATTTAGACTTTGCTAAGTCAACTCTAAAAACATTATCTGGACCAGCTTATTTTGCTGACTATGGGACAAATGGAGGTTTTTTATTAAAACATAGTGTTGGAAGTATTCCTCACAACTCGGAGATTGATGTGCCACTGGCTTATGCAGATTATTATTATTTGGAAGGTTTGACAAGATTGTCCGAATTGAAATAA
- a CDS encoding heparinase II/III family protein: MKKLLMCLLLLPICFFAMVKADELNLLSGKFNLADLQRDLLPTQQWVPFPEYQDRAAWSELTKTVAGTLLNKGNSDLDYQWQVVKASDYLAYERTGSRIIMEKPMNENAIALSNLFLAELAEGKGRYLDQIINGIWYFTEMSTWSLSAHLPAFQSSKRTLPQEGTHVVDLVAGDMGSMLSWIYYYLHPEMDKINPEISKRLKKSIQDRVITPYLERNDMWWQALAGKPNQMVNNWNPWCNFNVLTCLLLIEDDVEKQRAGIYKTMQSVDMFMNYVKADGACEEGPSYWGHAAGKLYDYLKILADATGNKINIFNQPVVRNMGEYIAQSYIGGDNWVVNFADASAKGGGDPYLIYRYGKAVNSREMIDFARYLQNKRKPSFKSDRDIFRSLEDLLSLNEIKNGSGKLPTNSYKWYPQTEFLYMKDEDLFFAAKGGYNNESHNHNDIGTFILYRAEKPIFIDAGVGTYNKKTFSSERYDIWSMQSGYHNLPQINGHDQVFGASYKAQDVSFDPKKKLFKLNIAGAYSSQAAINSWNRSYQLKKGVLEIIDKFDLKTPTVSNVIHFLLAGKPVISGGKIALNGGKYHLEYNVAEFDAEVEAIPQSDIRLSQVWGDAIFRLSLKAKKIKEKGTYIFTVK, translated from the coding sequence ATGAAAAAATTATTGATGTGCTTATTGCTTTTACCAATTTGTTTTTTTGCAATGGTAAAGGCAGATGAATTAAATTTATTAAGCGGAAAATTTAATCTAGCAGATCTCCAGCGTGATCTGCTTCCGACTCAGCAATGGGTTCCATTCCCAGAATATCAGGATCGAGCAGCTTGGTCTGAGTTGACGAAAACAGTAGCTGGTACTTTATTAAATAAAGGAAATAGTGATCTAGATTATCAATGGCAGGTTGTGAAAGCATCAGATTATCTGGCCTATGAACGTACAGGATCCCGTATAATCATGGAGAAGCCGATGAATGAAAATGCGATCGCATTGAGCAACTTGTTTTTAGCCGAATTGGCTGAAGGAAAAGGACGTTACTTAGATCAGATTATCAATGGCATCTGGTATTTTACCGAGATGAGTACTTGGTCATTATCTGCACATCTACCCGCTTTTCAATCTTCAAAACGTACACTACCACAAGAAGGTACGCATGTCGTAGATCTAGTAGCAGGCGATATGGGATCCATGCTTTCTTGGATCTACTATTACCTGCATCCTGAAATGGATAAGATTAATCCAGAGATTAGTAAGCGTCTGAAAAAATCAATTCAAGATCGGGTTATTACACCCTACCTAGAACGTAATGATATGTGGTGGCAGGCACTTGCGGGAAAACCGAATCAGATGGTCAATAATTGGAATCCTTGGTGTAATTTTAATGTACTGACCTGTTTATTACTCATCGAAGATGATGTCGAGAAACAGCGCGCCGGGATATATAAAACGATGCAATCTGTCGATATGTTTATGAACTATGTCAAAGCAGATGGAGCTTGTGAAGAAGGGCCTTCTTATTGGGGACATGCGGCAGGTAAGCTCTACGATTACCTCAAGATCTTGGCAGATGCAACAGGTAATAAAATTAATATTTTCAATCAACCCGTGGTTCGAAATATGGGAGAGTATATTGCGCAGTCATATATAGGCGGAGATAATTGGGTTGTAAATTTTGCCGATGCTTCTGCAAAAGGCGGTGGTGACCCGTATTTGATATACCGTTATGGAAAAGCTGTCAACAGTAGAGAAATGATCGATTTTGCACGTTATCTGCAAAACAAAAGAAAACCTTCTTTTAAATCAGATCGTGATATCTTCAGAAGTCTCGAAGATCTATTGAGTTTGAACGAAATTAAAAATGGGTCGGGAAAACTTCCAACAAATAGCTACAAGTGGTATCCGCAAACAGAATTCTTATACATGAAAGATGAGGATTTATTTTTTGCTGCGAAAGGCGGTTATAATAATGAAAGTCATAATCATAATGACATCGGAACATTTATTCTATATCGTGCTGAAAAACCTATTTTTATCGATGCCGGTGTTGGTACATATAATAAAAAGACCTTTAGCAGTGAACGTTACGACATCTGGTCCATGCAAAGTGGTTATCACAACCTGCCACAGATCAATGGTCATGATCAAGTATTCGGAGCTTCATATAAGGCGCAAGATGTATCATTTGATCCGAAGAAAAAGTTGTTTAAACTGAATATTGCAGGAGCTTATTCAAGTCAGGCCGCGATCAATTCATGGAATCGTAGTTATCAATTAAAAAAAGGTGTGCTGGAAATAATAGATAAATTTGATCTTAAAACACCTACAGTATCTAATGTAATTCATTTTTTATTGGCAGGAAAACCTGTTATTTCTGGCGGAAAGATTGCGTTGAACGGAGGGAAATATCATCTAGAATATAATGTTGCTGAATTTGATGCTGAAGTTGAAGCTATTCCTCAGTCTGATATCAGACTAAGTCAGGTCTGGGGTGATGCTATCTTTAGATTATCATTGAAAGCGAAAAAAATAAAAGAGAAAGGTACTTATATATTTACCGTCAAATAA
- a CDS encoding cold-shock protein, which translates to MNKGTVKFFNETKGFGFITPENGGDDVFVHISGLKDQVREGDSVSYEIENGKKGLNAVNVRIN; encoded by the coding sequence ATGAATAAAGGAACTGTAAAGTTTTTCAATGAAACTAAAGGATTTGGTTTTATTACCCCTGAAAATGGTGGAGACGATGTATTTGTACACATTTCAGGCTTAAAAGACCAAGTTAGAGAAGGCGATAGCGTTAGCTACGAAATTGAAAACGGAAAAAAAGGCTTAAATGCTGTTAATGTAAGAATAAACTAA
- a CDS encoding GH92 family glycosyl hydrolase, with protein sequence MIFKTLKWGIAWSLSLSLFCTNTVSAQKLNGKAVDPVDLVNPLMGTDSKPSLSNGNTYPAIGLPWGMNMWTPQTGKNGDGWQYTYAADKIRGLKQTHQPSPWMNDYGQFSLMPVTGKAAFDQEERASWFSHKAEKATPYYYSVYLADHDVTAELTPTERAAYFKFSFNKTDSAFVVLDAFDKGSEVQIIPEKNMVIGYSTRYSRGKLTNFKNYFVLIFDQPFDNYSTWEGKERFKGKLKSTADQTGAILGFKVKDKSKPVQVRVASSFISAEQALLNLNELGNRTFDQVKADGRAIWNEKLGRLAVEGDNIDQMRTFYSTLYRTLFFPNKLYEINASGEKVHYSPYNGKILPGYLYGGTGFWDTFRALYPFLNLMYPSINVEMQEGLKNAYLEGGFLPEWSSPGFADIMVGNNSASVVADAYIKGLRGYDINTLYEALKHGANNEGPMTAVGRKGVEYYNKLGYVPYDVGINENAARTLEYAYDDFTIYQLAKALKKPKADIELYAKRAQNYRHLFDSSTNLMRGKNKDGKFQSPFNPLKWGDAFTEGNSWHYSWSVFHDIEGLIGLMGGNKQFNTMLDSVFTQPPAFDDSYYGGTIHEIREMQIANMGQYAHGNQPIQHMIYLYNYSAQPWKTQYWVRQVLDRMYQATPDGYCGDEDNGQTSAWYVFSSLGFYPVCPATDEYVLGAPLFAKTTLKLENGKTVEIIGNQASAQNFYVNDLKVNGKSYTKNWLSHQELVKGGTLSFDMTSKPNYNRGATLDAAPYSMSTELKTVFKK encoded by the coding sequence ATGATTTTTAAAACCCTAAAATGGGGGATAGCATGGAGTTTAAGCCTATCCTTATTTTGTACGAATACTGTTTCTGCCCAGAAATTAAATGGCAAAGCTGTTGATCCTGTTGATTTGGTCAACCCGCTTATGGGAACAGATTCAAAACCTTCGCTGTCAAACGGAAATACATATCCTGCAATCGGATTACCATGGGGTATGAACATGTGGACTCCTCAGACCGGGAAAAATGGCGATGGCTGGCAATATACCTATGCCGCAGATAAAATAAGAGGATTGAAGCAGACGCATCAGCCGTCTCCATGGATGAATGACTATGGACAGTTTTCTTTAATGCCAGTAACCGGTAAAGCCGCTTTTGATCAAGAAGAAAGAGCCAGTTGGTTTTCACATAAAGCTGAAAAAGCAACTCCTTACTATTATTCCGTGTATTTAGCGGATCATGATGTAACGGCAGAATTAACACCGACAGAGCGTGCCGCTTATTTTAAATTTTCTTTTAATAAGACAGATTCAGCATTTGTTGTCCTTGATGCATTCGATAAGGGATCTGAAGTACAGATTATTCCTGAAAAGAATATGGTTATCGGTTATTCTACACGATACTCTCGTGGAAAATTGACAAATTTTAAGAATTATTTTGTCTTAATATTTGATCAACCTTTTGACAATTACTCAACTTGGGAAGGTAAGGAACGTTTTAAAGGTAAATTAAAATCCACTGCAGATCAGACCGGAGCAATTTTAGGCTTTAAAGTAAAAGATAAATCTAAACCTGTTCAAGTTCGTGTAGCTTCTTCATTTATTAGTGCAGAGCAGGCACTGCTCAATCTCAATGAATTAGGTAACCGTACTTTTGATCAAGTAAAGGCTGATGGAAGAGCGATCTGGAATGAAAAGCTAGGTCGATTAGCTGTAGAAGGTGATAATATCGATCAGATGCGTACTTTCTATTCGACCTTATACCGTACGTTATTCTTTCCAAATAAATTATATGAAATCAATGCCTCTGGAGAAAAGGTACATTACAGTCCTTATAATGGAAAAATATTACCAGGATATTTATATGGTGGTACAGGTTTTTGGGATACGTTCAGAGCGCTATATCCATTCCTGAATCTCATGTATCCATCCATCAATGTTGAAATGCAAGAAGGATTGAAAAACGCATATTTAGAAGGTGGATTTCTTCCAGAGTGGAGTAGTCCGGGTTTTGCAGATATCATGGTCGGTAATAACTCTGCTTCTGTAGTGGCTGATGCCTATATTAAAGGATTGAGAGGATATGATATCAATACACTTTATGAGGCTTTGAAGCATGGGGCTAACAATGAGGGACCAATGACTGCAGTAGGCCGTAAAGGAGTTGAGTACTATAACAAATTAGGTTATGTGCCCTATGATGTAGGAATCAATGAAAACGCAGCACGTACACTGGAGTATGCATATGATGATTTTACAATTTATCAATTAGCCAAAGCATTAAAAAAACCGAAAGCAGATATTGAACTGTACGCAAAAAGAGCACAAAATTATCGTCATCTATTTGATTCTTCAACAAACTTAATGCGCGGAAAGAATAAAGATGGCAAATTTCAGAGCCCATTCAATCCATTGAAATGGGGTGATGCATTTACCGAAGGCAATAGCTGGCATTACTCGTGGAGTGTTTTTCACGATATAGAAGGATTAATCGGTTTGATGGGGGGTAATAAACAATTTAATACGATGTTAGATAGTGTATTTACACAGCCACCAGCTTTCGATGATAGTTATTATGGGGGTACTATCCATGAAATTCGTGAAATGCAGATCGCGAATATGGGACAGTATGCGCATGGTAATCAACCCATCCAACACATGATCTACTTGTATAATTATAGTGCCCAACCTTGGAAAACACAATATTGGGTTCGTCAGGTCTTAGATCGTATGTATCAAGCTACTCCCGATGGTTATTGTGGAGACGAAGATAATGGTCAAACTTCGGCTTGGTATGTTTTCTCTTCACTTGGATTTTATCCGGTTTGTCCTGCTACCGATGAATACGTATTGGGGGCACCACTTTTCGCAAAAACAACATTAAAACTGGAAAATGGTAAAACAGTAGAGATCATCGGAAATCAAGCTAGTGCACAGAATTTCTATGTCAATGACTTAAAAGTTAATGGAAAATCCTACACTAAGAATTGGTTGAGCCACCAAGAATTAGTGAAAGGTGGAACACTCTCCTTTGATATGACTTCTAAACCAAACTACAACCGCGGAGCTACATTAGACGCAGCCCCTTATTCGATGAGTACAGAATTAAAGACAGTTTTTAAAAAATAA
- a CDS encoding basic secretory protein-like protein, with the protein MKFSQIVGCVIGLIAGQSALAQDNWNHTEHDRKVAVDTDSITKNGYTLIWINKDKDFSPVLKEKLIHTFFVNYPKLAKTYNKKTMKKVSFVIDPDYKGVAATAGGIVRYSPEWFAKNPGDIDVVTHEVMHIVQDYPDGSGPWWITEGIADYVRFADGIDNAGANWKLPEWNASQKYTDSYRVTARFFFWIEKKVKKGFVKNLDLAMRNKTFTDGFWEKQTGKTLDELWKNYSQAPSL; encoded by the coding sequence ATGAAATTTAGTCAGATAGTTGGTTGTGTAATAGGGTTGATTGCTGGTCAATCAGCCCTTGCTCAAGATAACTGGAACCATACAGAACATGATCGTAAGGTAGCAGTTGATACGGATAGTATTACAAAGAATGGTTACACATTGATTTGGATAAATAAGGATAAAGATTTCAGCCCTGTTTTGAAAGAAAAATTGATCCATACTTTTTTTGTCAATTACCCGAAGTTGGCAAAAACGTATAACAAAAAGACAATGAAAAAAGTATCTTTTGTGATCGATCCCGATTATAAAGGAGTAGCCGCCACAGCCGGTGGAATAGTAAGGTATAGTCCTGAATGGTTTGCGAAAAACCCAGGGGATATAGATGTCGTAACCCATGAAGTGATGCATATCGTGCAAGACTACCCCGATGGCTCTGGACCTTGGTGGATTACAGAAGGAATCGCTGATTATGTCCGTTTTGCCGATGGTATAGACAATGCTGGTGCAAATTGGAAATTACCAGAATGGAATGCAAGCCAAAAGTATACAGACTCTTATCGTGTAACCGCCCGTTTTTTCTTTTGGATAGAGAAAAAGGTAAAAAAAGGATTTGTTAAAAATCTAGATTTGGCAATGCGGAATAAAACCTTTACAGATGGATTTTGGGAAAAGCAAACCGGAAAGACACTAGATGAGTTATGGAAAAACTATAGCCAGGCTCCAAGTCTTTAA